A single Fusobacterium simiae DNA region contains:
- a CDS encoding PepSY domain-containing protein translates to MKNFKKILVVGIIVGSAGFSMNALGAQLTEQQVKDIVTKEVPNGQITKFELDNEHGKLVYEIEMMDGNIEKEFDIDAETGAILKSKQEQKANPIGNVKISYEQARDIALKQSNNGKFKEVKLKNKNGSPFYKVELLEGSIEREFFIDANTGELLKKNIFGKVIKM, encoded by the coding sequence ATGAAAAATTTTAAAAAAATATTAGTAGTCGGAATAATAGTAGGAAGTGCAGGATTTTCAATGAATGCTTTAGGTGCACAATTAACTGAACAACAAGTTAAAGATATTGTTACAAAAGAGGTCCCTAATGGACAAATAACAAAATTTGAATTAGATAATGAACATGGTAAATTAGTTTATGAAATTGAAATGATGGATGGAAATATTGAAAAAGAATTTGATATTGATGCAGAAACAGGTGCAATTTTAAAATCAAAACAAGAACAAAAAGCTAATCCAATAGGAAATGTTAAAATATCTTATGAACAAGCGAGAGATATTGCTTTGAAACAATCTAATAATGGAAAATTTAAGGAAGTAAAATTAAAAAATAAAAATGGTTCACCTTTTTATAAAGTAGAATTACTAGAAGGTAGTATAGAAAGAGAATTTTTTATAGATGCTAATACTGGTGAACTATTAAAAAAGAATATTTTTGGAAAAGTTATAAAAATGTAA
- a CDS encoding cytochrome c biogenesis CcdA family protein, which yields MFTQQIAYSTAYLAGVASFFSPCIFPIIPVYISILSNGEKKSISKTLAFVLGLSVTYIVLGFGAGVIGDLFLNSKLRIIGGIIVIILGLFQMDILKLKFLEKTKIMNYERENQSIFSTFILGLTFSLGWTPCVGPILASILILASSSGDTTNSVMLMFIYLLGMATPFVIFSLASKALFKKMSFIKKYLPTIKKIGGFLIIIMGLLLIFNKLNIFLTI from the coding sequence ATGTTTACACAGCAAATTGCTTATAGCACAGCATATTTAGCAGGAGTGGCTTCATTTTTTTCTCCCTGTATATTTCCAATTATTCCAGTATATATTTCAATTTTAAGCAATGGAGAGAAAAAATCTATTAGCAAGACTTTAGCTTTTGTTCTAGGGCTTTCTGTTACTTATATTGTTTTAGGTTTTGGTGCAGGAGTGATAGGAGATTTATTTCTCAATAGTAAGTTAAGAATTATTGGAGGAATTATTGTTATAATTTTAGGACTTTTCCAAATGGATATTTTAAAATTAAAATTCTTAGAAAAAACTAAAATTATGAATTATGAAAGAGAAAATCAAAGTATATTTTCAACATTTATTTTAGGATTGACTTTTAGCTTAGGTTGGACCCCTTGTGTTGGACCTATATTAGCTTCTATACTTATTTTAGCTAGTTCCTCAGGAGATACTACAAATAGTGTGATGTTAATGTTTATATACTTATTAGGAATGGCTACACCATTTGTAATTTTTTCATTGGCTTCAAAAGCCTTATTTAAAAAGATGTCTTTTATAAAAAAATATTTGCCTACTATTAAAAAAATTGGTGGATTTTTAATTATAATAATGGGACTACTTTTAATTTTCAATAAACTTAATATATTCTTAACTATCTAA